A stretch of the Medicago truncatula cultivar Jemalong A17 chromosome 5, MtrunA17r5.0-ANR, whole genome shotgun sequence genome encodes the following:
- the LOC11406606 gene encoding leghemoglobin-3: MGFTEKQEALVNSSFESFKQNPGYSVLFYTIILEKAPAAKGMFSFLKDSAGVQDSPKLQVHAGKVFGMVRDSAAQLRATGGVVLGDATLGAIHIQNGVVDPHFVVVKEALLKTIKESSGDKWSEELSTAWEVAYDALATAIKKAMS; the protein is encoded by the exons ATGGGTTTCACCGAGAAACAAGAGGCTTTAGTAAATAGCTCATTCGAATCATTTAAACAAAATCCTGGTTATAGTGTTTTGTTCTACACTAT TATATTGGAGAAAGCACCTGCAGCAAAGGGTATGTTCTCTTTTCTTAAGGACTCAGCTGGAGTACAAGATAGTCCTAAACTTCAAGTCCATGCTGGAAAAGTTTTTGGAATG GTACGCGATTCAGCTGCACAACTCCGAGCCACAGGAGGAGTAGTATTGGGAGATGCTACTTTGGGTGCTATCCACATTCAGAATGGAGTTGTTGATCCTCATTTTGTG GTGGTTAAAGAAGCTTTGctgaaaacaataaaagaatcATCAGGAGATAAATGGAGCGAAGAATTGAGCACTGCTTGGGAAGTAGCTTATGATGCATTGGCAACTGCAATTAAGAAGGCAATGAGTTAA